The following proteins come from a genomic window of Streptomyces sp. Sge12:
- a CDS encoding TetR/AcrR family transcriptional regulator, with amino-acid sequence MNQDRRDRLRDAAIGVLAEAGGRGLTHRAVDAAATVPTGTAKNYFPTRDALLRGAAERCAEQYRALAAALAGTGPGPADAAQLATLLAGLLRDVAGPGRPRVLAYLELRAEAARRPWLAALLDPVAASDFTAFAHLLAAAGLPAGPEPARALTLALHGAIPHLLTGAPATLAAAGLDDLDRFARDLLASVCEGANR; translated from the coding sequence GGACCGGAGGGACCGGCTGCGGGACGCGGCCATCGGCGTACTGGCGGAGGCGGGCGGGCGCGGGCTGACGCACCGGGCCGTCGACGCGGCCGCCACTGTGCCGACGGGCACCGCGAAGAACTACTTCCCGACCCGCGACGCCCTGCTGCGGGGCGCCGCCGAACGCTGCGCGGAGCAGTACCGGGCGCTGGCCGCGGCCCTCGCGGGGACGGGGCCGGGGCCCGCCGACGCGGCGCAGCTCGCGACCCTGCTCGCGGGGCTGCTGCGCGATGTGGCCGGGCCCGGACGTCCCCGCGTGCTGGCCTATCTGGAGCTGCGGGCCGAAGCCGCGCGGCGGCCCTGGCTGGCCGCACTGCTGGACCCGGTCGCGGCGTCCGACTTCACGGCGTTCGCGCACCTGCTGGCCGCAGCGGGGCTGCCCGCCGGCCCGGAGCCGGCGCGCGCCCTGACGCTCGCCCTGCACGGCGCGATCCCCCATCTGCTGACCGGCGCACCGGCCACCCTGGCGGCGGCCGGCCTGGACGACCTGGACCGCTTCGCGCGCGACCTGCTGGCGAGCGTGTGCGAGGGGGCGAACCGGTGA